Proteins encoded in a region of the Ziziphus jujuba cultivar Dongzao chromosome 3, ASM3175591v1 genome:
- the LOC107423012 gene encoding protein TIME FOR COFFEE isoform X2 yields the protein MDRNREARRTTMTASNGLPRRRHRSNSLRDSPEEDGPVELQETARLRDRGGSGKKDRDRDRDRERDRERERERDRDRLSRSKRRRGDRLMHGSNREDGGDDSSEESVNDEEEDEDDDGGGGGGGGGGGASVRMLPPPNPSVSLSSSSSSMLNHHRKSFPPAKSFRAAPAWKAADEMIGVPVPRKARSVSTKRSHEWASSVVGEPIHRQASTSPVRPSLSSMAAAAVSPSPASPSSSNPSLMRKKLKPNGPKLRPTKTSSKPSSSAQDEIEIEIAEVLYEMMRQPQGPSKQEILATDSIKFESREANKSTSDAKSRVSSPISNSPSALPLSSQQALPQNSSSSVTPLSATATAPKRKRPRPVKYEDDNPSIFNAQNSPLSSSAKLLPDQPAEIETSSPILEKNSGSAAENGGVAYDLAQSHAVPASTTEAQPESIKAEGNNVVSDSKLVSEKSESQDLRMSKEESQSPKKDSPELRLDDNREDTTTNKAHISVTEIEIQREEKFQIDLMAPPPLRSSPERDGEIDFVAVDAKPMVIDTETEIKPIIKGGDAKTVKIGKEDNANVEIEKSKITVAEEAEPKKPTVVKERNIDLQLDLEKTDRDSGAAGVSGNKLQQQQVPKPQQQQQQQQQQQQQQHSQHNTEKNAQSSSLPLPMSMAGWPGALHTMRYMAPLQGVVSMDGSTVASAAIQPPPYLFNQPRPKRCATHCYVARNICYHQQIARMNSFWPAAAGSGPLYGAKPCNLNVLPSTEMHGNIPGGGVNSTHEKGQGLAIFPGHAGKDKGSQAANIVDAQRKQILLQQALPPGAPSNILHGPAFIFPLSQQQAAAAASVRPGPVKSPPTAGNVAPSSTPNSTTVSAVATPGAATPPMSFNYPNMPTETPYLAILQNNAAYPFPLPAHVGAPPAYRGTHAQMPFFNGSFYSSQMLHPSQIQQQQPPNHSQQSQQGHQNTTISSGSSSSQKHLQNQQQRAHASGMNGGSGSLQGFPASKGQSSQPLQQLQQRQQQQNQHVSHQARQLESEIGGEDSPSTADSQVSRASMSMYGQNFPMQCPPNFALMTPPVSFSGANGPTGASGSNSEKKQQQQQQQSAKGGVEASQAFAMSFANVNGATTAPGLDIASIAQHQAILQSVPDVRQGYHFMAAASVAQAAQQKKNYRVPEDGKTGCDSSNMEEERKAMAGKASSTVGQSIAFSRPDLSDTPGSNVIDSSARTLNLGSNPSRASSSVVPGVIGNANAPNSQQQIQRLLQQQQQMNQLQKQQQQFAAAARTKTPATSNGSVYTDHLPSTSMAAKFPNALSSFPPNLAQSNSSPSQPPQWKNSVRTSTSQVPPPSMASSNSSSLKNLSQQQGRMQQSHTQISFAANPKGSTQPQGLQPTSNNQSPSPPIMVGSPTTSMSKSAGGSPRTTTSSTGNKASQASSLSAQQAKNSPTIGNLKSSPVGGRNVPSILGNPHITSSSSAGTKPQQQQQLSKQSVQQAQLIFSNAYMQPQTSHSNSNTSNASAMSGYYNQRRRNDQQPQQSQQPQNSSTTSSSGMLSLCPPITHSNTSTSDPAKAAAAAAAAAAAASGNIKGALPSQALIHPAQFAASQSGNPHQLMPFPYVHAAVPTAVQVKPAEQKQPAGE from the exons ATGGATAGGAACAGAGAAGCCAGAAGGACAACCATGACTGCCTCAAATGGCTTGCCAAGACGTAGACACAGAAGTAATAGTCTTAGAGACTCCCCAG AGGAGGACGGACCAGTAGAGTTACAAGAGACGGCGAGGCTAAGAGATCGAGGAGGGAGCGGGAAGAAAGATCGAGATCGCGATCGGGATCGAGAGCGAGACCGTGAACGcgaaagagagagggatagagATCGGTTGAGCCGGAGCAAAAGGAGGAGAGGTGATAGGTTGATGCACGGAAGCAACAGAGAAGATGGAGGAGATGATAGTTCGGAGGAGAGTGtgaatgatgaagaagaagatgaagacgaCGACGGAGGAggtggtggaggtggaggtggaggcGGTGCATCCGTAAGGATGCTTCCTCCGCCGAACCCATCAGTGTCgttgtcttcttcttcatcctctATGTTGAATCATCACCGGAAGAGCTTCCCACCGGCGAAAAGTTTTAGAGCAGCGCCGGCGTGGAAGGCCGCCGATGAGATGATTGGTGTGCCGGTGCCCCGAAAAGCACGGTCAG TTTCAACGAAGAGGTCGCATGAATGGGCTTCGAGTGTTGTTGGAGAGCCAATTCACCGACAGGCTTCGACGTCTCCGGTGAGACCCAGCCTTTCGTCTATGGCGGCGGCTGCGGTTTCTCCATCTCCGGCCTCACCTTCTTCTTCAAATCCTTCTTTGATGAGGAAGAAGCTG AAGCCCAACGGACCCAAACTCAGACCGACGAAGACATCGTCGAAGCCGTCTTCATCGGCTCAGGACGAGATCGAGATAGAGATCGCCGAGGTGTTGTACGAGATGATGAGGCAGCCTCAGGGACCTTCCAAGCAAGAAATTCTGGCCACCGATTCAATTAAGTTTGAATCCAGAGAAGCTAACAAATCCACAAGTGATGCGAAATCCAGAGTTTCATCTCCGATCTCAAACTCGCCGTCGGCACTTCCTCTGTCATCCCAACAAGCTCTGCCTCAGAATTCTAGCTCTTCTGTCACTCCTTTGTCCGCTACCGCTACTG CACCCAAGAGGAAAAGACCGCGACCCGTGAAGTATGAAGATGACAATCCTTCAATTTTCAACGCTCAGAACAGTCCCCTTTCGTCTTCTGCTAAGCTCCTTCCTGATCAGCCAGCAGAAATTGAGACTTCTTCACCTATTCTGGAGAAGAACTCGGGATCTGCAGCTGAAAATGGCGGAGTTGCATATGATTTGGCGCAATCTCATGCCGTACCGGCATCGACGACGGAGGCCCAGCCGGAGTCAATTAAGGCAGAGGGTAACAACGTCGTGTCAGATTCGAAGCTTGTCTCTGAAAAGTCTGAGAGTCAGGATTTGAGAATGAGCAAAGAAGAATCTCAATCGCCCAAGAAGGATTCTCCTGAGCTTAGATTGGATGATAATCGTGAGGATACGACGACGAATAAAGC GCATATATCAGTCACCGAAATTGAAATCCAGCGAGAAGAAAAATTCCAGATAGATCTGATG GCTCCTCCTCCGTTGAGATCTTCTCCAGAAAGAGACGGTGAAATTGATTTTGTGGCTGTAGATGCTAAACCTATGGTCATAGATACAGAAACG GAAATAAAGCCTATCATAAAAGGAGGAGATGCAAAGACAGTGAAAATTGGTAAGGAAGATAATGCAAATGTGGAAATTGAAAAGTCAAAGATTACGGTAGCAGAAGAAGCTGAACCTAAGAAGCCAACAGTTGTTAAGGAAAGGAATATTGATCTCCAGCTTGATTTGGAGAAGACTGATAGAGATAGTGGCGCTGCTGGTGTGAGTGGGAACAAGCTACAACAACAGCAAGTTCCAAAGccgcagcagcagcagcagcaacagcaacaacaacaacagcagcagcatTCGCAGCATAACACAGAGAAAAATG CCCAATCGAGCTCTCTACCTTTGCCAATGTCAATGGCTGGCTGGCCTGGTGCTCTTCATACTATGCG TTATATGGCGCCTTTACAAGGAGTTGTATCCATGGACGGGAGCACCGTTGCTTCTGCTGCTATACAA CCACCGCCTTATCTTTTTAACCAACCTCGGCCGAAGAGGTGCGCAACTCATTGCTACGTTGCAAGGAATATATGCTATCATCAACAAATTGCAAGGATGAATTCTTTCTGGCCTGCAGCCGCTGGATCTGGACCTCTATATGGTGCCAAGCCCTGCAATCTCAATGTTTTGCCTTCCACAGAAATGCATGGCAATATTCCAGGTGGGGGGGTGAATTCAACACATGAGAAGGGGCAGGGTCTTGCTATATTTCCTGGTCATGCTGGCAAAGACAAAGGCTCCCAAGCTGCAAATATCGTGGATGCCCAGAGAAAGCAAATTTTACTTCAGCAAGCTCTACCCCCTGGTGCACCCAGTAATATCCTG CATGGACCCGCTTTCATCTTCCCTCTGAGCCAGCAACaggctgctgctgctgcttctgTCCGGCCTGGGCCTGTGAAGTCTCCTCCAACTGCCGGAAATGTAGCACCTTCAAGCACGCCTAATTCTACAACAGTTAGTGCTGTGGCAACTCCAGGTGCTGCAACTCCGCCAATGAGTTTTAACTACCCAAATATGCCTACCGAAACTCCGTATTTGGCAATTCTGCAAAATAATGCAGCATATCCATTTCCGCTACCTGCACATGTGGGAGCACCACCGGCTTATAGAGGAACCCATGCTCAGATGCCCTTCTTTAATGGATCATTCTATTCTTCCCAAATGCTTCATCCTTCACAAATTCAACAGCAGCAACCACCAAACCACTCGCAGCAAAGCCAACAAGGTCATCAAAATACTACCATTTCCAGTGGTTCCTCATCTTCCCAGAAGCATTTGCAGAATCAACAGCAGAGAGCACATGCTAGTGGCATGAACGGTGGCAGTGGAAGCTTGCAAGGCTTTCCAGCCTCAAAAGGCCAGTCTTCTCAGCCACTACAACAACTACAGCAGCGACAACAGCAACAGAACCAACATGTTTCTCATCAAGCTCGGCAACTCGAGTCCGAGATTGGTGGTGAAGATAGCCCATCAACGGCTGATAGTCAAGTGTCACGAGCAAGCATGAGCATGTATGgtcaaaattttccaatgcAATGTCCACCAAACTTTGCCTTAATGACCCCTCCTGTATCATTCAGTGGTGCCAATGGTCCTACTGGTGCAAGTGGCAGTAATAGTGAAAagaaacaacagcaacaacagcaGCAGAGCGCTAAGGGTGGAGTTGAAGCATCTCAAGCTTTTGCCATGTCTTTTGCTAACGTAAATGGAGCCACTACTGCTCCTGGCCTTGACATTGCATCCATTGCACAGCATCAAGCAATTCTCCAGAGTGTTCCAGATGTTAGGCAAGGCTACCATTTTATGGCTGCGGCTTCAGTTGCTCAGGCAGCACAGCAGAAGAAGAATTACCGAGTGCCTGAGGATGGGAAAACTGGATGTGATTCTTCCAATATGGAAGAGGAAAGAAAGGCCATGGCGGGGAAGGCTTCATCAACTGTAGGGCAGTCAATTGCTTTCTCAAGGCCAGATTTGTCTGATACACCTGGCAGCAATGTGATTGATAGCTCTGCCCGAACTCTTAACCTTGGCTCCAATCCATCTCGGGCTTCCAGTTCTGTTGTGCCTGGTGTCATTGGCAATGCAAATGCTCCAAATTCTCAGCAACAAATCCAGCGGCTTCTGCAACAGCAACAGCAGATGAATCAGCTTCAGAAGCAGCAACAGCAATTTGCAGCTGCTGCTCGAACCAAAACACCAGCAACAAGTAATGGCAGTGTTTACACTGATCACCTTCCTTCTACTTCGATGGCTGCAAAGTTTCCTAATGCTCTATCTTCATTTCCTCCAAACCTTGCACAAAGTAACAGCAGTCCAAGTCAACCTCCTCAGTGGAAGAACTCTGTGAGGACAAGCACTTCCCAAGTTCCACCTCCATCTATGGCCTCATCAAACTCATCCTCCCTTAAAAATCTTTCTCAACAGCAAGGTCGCATGCAGCAAAGCCACACTCAAATATCTTTTGCAGCCAATCCAAAAGGGTCAACACAACCTCAAGGACTACAACCCACAAGCAATAACCAGTCTCCATCTCCACCTATAATGGTTGGCTCACCCACAACATCAATGTCAAAGAGTGCTGGTGGAAGCCCGAGGACAACTACTTCTTCAACAGGAAACAAAGCTAGCCAAGCTTCTTCATTGTCGGCTCAGCAGGCTAAGAACTCGCCAACAATTGGCAACCTGAAATCATCTCCTGTTGGTGGAAGGAATGTGCCATCAATCCTTGGCAACCCCCATATCACCTCTTCTTCAAGCGCTGGAACCAAGCCTCAGCAGCAGCAACAGTTGTCTAAGCAATCTGTGCAGCAAGCCCAGTTAATTTTCTCAAATGCATACATGCAACCTCAAACTTCGCATTCTAATAGTAATACCTCCAATGCATCAGCCATGAGTGGGTATTATAATCAAAGACGTCGGAATGATCAACAGCCACAACAGTCGCAGCAACCGCAAAACTCATCAACTACGTCGTCCAGCGGAATGTTGTCGCTGTGCCCTCCCATCACGCATTCTAACACTAGCACCTCCGACCCCGCCAAGGCTGCTGCTGCTGCAGCAGCAGCCGCAGCTGCTGCATCTGGCAATATAAAAGGTGCATTGCCCTCACAAGCTTTAATCCATCCTGCTCAATTTGCTGCTTCACAGTCTGGGAATCCACATCAGCTTATGCCTTTCCCTTATGTTCATGCTGCTGTTCCAACTGCAGTTCAGGTGAAACCAGCTGAGCAGAAACAACCTGCTGGTGAGTAG
- the LOC107423012 gene encoding protein TIME FOR COFFEE isoform X3, which produces MDRNREARRTTMTASNGLPRRRHRSNSLRDSPEEDGPVELQETARLRDRGGSGKKDRDRDRDRERDRERERERDRDRLSRSKRRRGDRLMHGSNREDGGDDSSEESVNDEEEDEDDDGGGGGGGGGGGASVRMLPPPNPSVSLSSSSSSMLNHHRKSFPPAKSFRAAPAWKAADEMIGVPVPRKARSVSTKRSHEWASSVVGEPIHRQASTSPVRPSLSSMAAAAVSPSPASPSSSNPSLMRKKLPNGPKLRPTKTSSKPSSSAQDEIEIEIAEVLYEMMRQPQGPSKQEILATDSIKFESREANKSTSDAKSRVSSPISNSPSALPLSSQQALPQNSSSSVTPLSATATAPKRKRPRPVKYEDDNPSIFNAQNSPLSSSAKLLPDQPAEIETSSPILEKNSGSAAENGGVAYDLAQSHAVPASTTEAQPESIKAEGNNVVSDSKLVSEKSESQDLRMSKEESQSPKKDSPELRLDDNREDTTTNKAHISVTEIEIQREEKFQIDLMAPPPLRSSPERDGEIDFVAVDAKPMVIDTETEIKPIIKGGDAKTVKIGKEDNANVEIEKSKITVAEEAEPKKPTVVKERNIDLQLDLEKTDRDSGAAGVSGNKLQQQQVPKPQQQQQQQQQQQQQQHSQHNTEKNAQSSSLPLPMSMAGWPGALHTMRSYMAPLQGVVSMDGSTVASAAIQPPPYLFNQPRPKRCATHCYVARNICYHQQIARMNSFWPAAAGSGPLYGAKPCNLNVLPSTEMHGNIPGGGVNSTHEKGQGLAIFPGHAGKDKGSQAANIVDAQRKQILLQQALPPGAPSNILHGPAFIFPLSQQQAAAAASVRPGPVKSPPTAGNVAPSSTPNSTTVSAVATPGAATPPMSFNYPNMPTETPYLAILQNNAAYPFPLPAHVGAPPAYRGTHAQMPFFNGSFYSSQMLHPSQIQQQQPPNHSQQSQQGHQNTTISSGSSSSQKHLQNQQQRAHASGMNGGSGSLQGFPASKGQSSQPLQQLQQRQQQQNQHVSHQARQLESEIGGEDSPSTADSQVSRASMSMYGQNFPMQCPPNFALMTPPVSFSGANGPTGASGSNSEKKQQQQQQQSAKGGVEASQAFAMSFANVNGATTAPGLDIASIAQHQAILQSVPDVRQGYHFMAAASVAQAAQQKKNYRVPEDGKTGCDSSNMEEERKAMAGKASSTVGQSIAFSRPDLSDTPGSNVIDSSARTLNLGSNPSRASSSVVPGVIGNANAPNSQQQIQRLLQQQQQMNQLQKQQQQFAAAARTKTPATSNGSVYTDHLPSTSMAAKFPNALSSFPPNLAQSNSSPSQPPQWKNSVRTSTSQVPPPSMASSNSSSLKNLSQQQGRMQQSHTQISFAANPKGSTQPQGLQPTSNNQSPSPPIMVGSPTTSMSKSAGGSPRTTTSSTGNKASQASSLSAQQAKNSPTIGNLKSSPVGGRNVPSILGNPHITSSSSAGTKPQQQQQLSKQSVQQAQLIFSNAYMQPQTSHSNSNTSNASAMSGYYNQRRRNDQQPQQSQQPQNSSTTSSSGMLSLCPPITHSNTSTSDPAKAAAAAAAAAAAASGNIKGALPSQALIHPAQFAASQSGNPHQLMPFPYVHAAVPTAVQVKPAEQKQPAGE; this is translated from the exons ATGGATAGGAACAGAGAAGCCAGAAGGACAACCATGACTGCCTCAAATGGCTTGCCAAGACGTAGACACAGAAGTAATAGTCTTAGAGACTCCCCAG AGGAGGACGGACCAGTAGAGTTACAAGAGACGGCGAGGCTAAGAGATCGAGGAGGGAGCGGGAAGAAAGATCGAGATCGCGATCGGGATCGAGAGCGAGACCGTGAACGcgaaagagagagggatagagATCGGTTGAGCCGGAGCAAAAGGAGGAGAGGTGATAGGTTGATGCACGGAAGCAACAGAGAAGATGGAGGAGATGATAGTTCGGAGGAGAGTGtgaatgatgaagaagaagatgaagacgaCGACGGAGGAggtggtggaggtggaggtggaggcGGTGCATCCGTAAGGATGCTTCCTCCGCCGAACCCATCAGTGTCgttgtcttcttcttcatcctctATGTTGAATCATCACCGGAAGAGCTTCCCACCGGCGAAAAGTTTTAGAGCAGCGCCGGCGTGGAAGGCCGCCGATGAGATGATTGGTGTGCCGGTGCCCCGAAAAGCACGGTCAG TTTCAACGAAGAGGTCGCATGAATGGGCTTCGAGTGTTGTTGGAGAGCCAATTCACCGACAGGCTTCGACGTCTCCGGTGAGACCCAGCCTTTCGTCTATGGCGGCGGCTGCGGTTTCTCCATCTCCGGCCTCACCTTCTTCTTCAAATCCTTCTTTGATGAGGAAGAAGCTG CCCAACGGACCCAAACTCAGACCGACGAAGACATCGTCGAAGCCGTCTTCATCGGCTCAGGACGAGATCGAGATAGAGATCGCCGAGGTGTTGTACGAGATGATGAGGCAGCCTCAGGGACCTTCCAAGCAAGAAATTCTGGCCACCGATTCAATTAAGTTTGAATCCAGAGAAGCTAACAAATCCACAAGTGATGCGAAATCCAGAGTTTCATCTCCGATCTCAAACTCGCCGTCGGCACTTCCTCTGTCATCCCAACAAGCTCTGCCTCAGAATTCTAGCTCTTCTGTCACTCCTTTGTCCGCTACCGCTACTG CACCCAAGAGGAAAAGACCGCGACCCGTGAAGTATGAAGATGACAATCCTTCAATTTTCAACGCTCAGAACAGTCCCCTTTCGTCTTCTGCTAAGCTCCTTCCTGATCAGCCAGCAGAAATTGAGACTTCTTCACCTATTCTGGAGAAGAACTCGGGATCTGCAGCTGAAAATGGCGGAGTTGCATATGATTTGGCGCAATCTCATGCCGTACCGGCATCGACGACGGAGGCCCAGCCGGAGTCAATTAAGGCAGAGGGTAACAACGTCGTGTCAGATTCGAAGCTTGTCTCTGAAAAGTCTGAGAGTCAGGATTTGAGAATGAGCAAAGAAGAATCTCAATCGCCCAAGAAGGATTCTCCTGAGCTTAGATTGGATGATAATCGTGAGGATACGACGACGAATAAAGC GCATATATCAGTCACCGAAATTGAAATCCAGCGAGAAGAAAAATTCCAGATAGATCTGATG GCTCCTCCTCCGTTGAGATCTTCTCCAGAAAGAGACGGTGAAATTGATTTTGTGGCTGTAGATGCTAAACCTATGGTCATAGATACAGAAACG GAAATAAAGCCTATCATAAAAGGAGGAGATGCAAAGACAGTGAAAATTGGTAAGGAAGATAATGCAAATGTGGAAATTGAAAAGTCAAAGATTACGGTAGCAGAAGAAGCTGAACCTAAGAAGCCAACAGTTGTTAAGGAAAGGAATATTGATCTCCAGCTTGATTTGGAGAAGACTGATAGAGATAGTGGCGCTGCTGGTGTGAGTGGGAACAAGCTACAACAACAGCAAGTTCCAAAGccgcagcagcagcagcagcaacagcaacaacaacaacagcagcagcatTCGCAGCATAACACAGAGAAAAATG CCCAATCGAGCTCTCTACCTTTGCCAATGTCAATGGCTGGCTGGCCTGGTGCTCTTCATACTATGCG CAGTTATATGGCGCCTTTACAAGGAGTTGTATCCATGGACGGGAGCACCGTTGCTTCTGCTGCTATACAA CCACCGCCTTATCTTTTTAACCAACCTCGGCCGAAGAGGTGCGCAACTCATTGCTACGTTGCAAGGAATATATGCTATCATCAACAAATTGCAAGGATGAATTCTTTCTGGCCTGCAGCCGCTGGATCTGGACCTCTATATGGTGCCAAGCCCTGCAATCTCAATGTTTTGCCTTCCACAGAAATGCATGGCAATATTCCAGGTGGGGGGGTGAATTCAACACATGAGAAGGGGCAGGGTCTTGCTATATTTCCTGGTCATGCTGGCAAAGACAAAGGCTCCCAAGCTGCAAATATCGTGGATGCCCAGAGAAAGCAAATTTTACTTCAGCAAGCTCTACCCCCTGGTGCACCCAGTAATATCCTG CATGGACCCGCTTTCATCTTCCCTCTGAGCCAGCAACaggctgctgctgctgcttctgTCCGGCCTGGGCCTGTGAAGTCTCCTCCAACTGCCGGAAATGTAGCACCTTCAAGCACGCCTAATTCTACAACAGTTAGTGCTGTGGCAACTCCAGGTGCTGCAACTCCGCCAATGAGTTTTAACTACCCAAATATGCCTACCGAAACTCCGTATTTGGCAATTCTGCAAAATAATGCAGCATATCCATTTCCGCTACCTGCACATGTGGGAGCACCACCGGCTTATAGAGGAACCCATGCTCAGATGCCCTTCTTTAATGGATCATTCTATTCTTCCCAAATGCTTCATCCTTCACAAATTCAACAGCAGCAACCACCAAACCACTCGCAGCAAAGCCAACAAGGTCATCAAAATACTACCATTTCCAGTGGTTCCTCATCTTCCCAGAAGCATTTGCAGAATCAACAGCAGAGAGCACATGCTAGTGGCATGAACGGTGGCAGTGGAAGCTTGCAAGGCTTTCCAGCCTCAAAAGGCCAGTCTTCTCAGCCACTACAACAACTACAGCAGCGACAACAGCAACAGAACCAACATGTTTCTCATCAAGCTCGGCAACTCGAGTCCGAGATTGGTGGTGAAGATAGCCCATCAACGGCTGATAGTCAAGTGTCACGAGCAAGCATGAGCATGTATGgtcaaaattttccaatgcAATGTCCACCAAACTTTGCCTTAATGACCCCTCCTGTATCATTCAGTGGTGCCAATGGTCCTACTGGTGCAAGTGGCAGTAATAGTGAAAagaaacaacagcaacaacagcaGCAGAGCGCTAAGGGTGGAGTTGAAGCATCTCAAGCTTTTGCCATGTCTTTTGCTAACGTAAATGGAGCCACTACTGCTCCTGGCCTTGACATTGCATCCATTGCACAGCATCAAGCAATTCTCCAGAGTGTTCCAGATGTTAGGCAAGGCTACCATTTTATGGCTGCGGCTTCAGTTGCTCAGGCAGCACAGCAGAAGAAGAATTACCGAGTGCCTGAGGATGGGAAAACTGGATGTGATTCTTCCAATATGGAAGAGGAAAGAAAGGCCATGGCGGGGAAGGCTTCATCAACTGTAGGGCAGTCAATTGCTTTCTCAAGGCCAGATTTGTCTGATACACCTGGCAGCAATGTGATTGATAGCTCTGCCCGAACTCTTAACCTTGGCTCCAATCCATCTCGGGCTTCCAGTTCTGTTGTGCCTGGTGTCATTGGCAATGCAAATGCTCCAAATTCTCAGCAACAAATCCAGCGGCTTCTGCAACAGCAACAGCAGATGAATCAGCTTCAGAAGCAGCAACAGCAATTTGCAGCTGCTGCTCGAACCAAAACACCAGCAACAAGTAATGGCAGTGTTTACACTGATCACCTTCCTTCTACTTCGATGGCTGCAAAGTTTCCTAATGCTCTATCTTCATTTCCTCCAAACCTTGCACAAAGTAACAGCAGTCCAAGTCAACCTCCTCAGTGGAAGAACTCTGTGAGGACAAGCACTTCCCAAGTTCCACCTCCATCTATGGCCTCATCAAACTCATCCTCCCTTAAAAATCTTTCTCAACAGCAAGGTCGCATGCAGCAAAGCCACACTCAAATATCTTTTGCAGCCAATCCAAAAGGGTCAACACAACCTCAAGGACTACAACCCACAAGCAATAACCAGTCTCCATCTCCACCTATAATGGTTGGCTCACCCACAACATCAATGTCAAAGAGTGCTGGTGGAAGCCCGAGGACAACTACTTCTTCAACAGGAAACAAAGCTAGCCAAGCTTCTTCATTGTCGGCTCAGCAGGCTAAGAACTCGCCAACAATTGGCAACCTGAAATCATCTCCTGTTGGTGGAAGGAATGTGCCATCAATCCTTGGCAACCCCCATATCACCTCTTCTTCAAGCGCTGGAACCAAGCCTCAGCAGCAGCAACAGTTGTCTAAGCAATCTGTGCAGCAAGCCCAGTTAATTTTCTCAAATGCATACATGCAACCTCAAACTTCGCATTCTAATAGTAATACCTCCAATGCATCAGCCATGAGTGGGTATTATAATCAAAGACGTCGGAATGATCAACAGCCACAACAGTCGCAGCAACCGCAAAACTCATCAACTACGTCGTCCAGCGGAATGTTGTCGCTGTGCCCTCCCATCACGCATTCTAACACTAGCACCTCCGACCCCGCCAAGGCTGCTGCTGCTGCAGCAGCAGCCGCAGCTGCTGCATCTGGCAATATAAAAGGTGCATTGCCCTCACAAGCTTTAATCCATCCTGCTCAATTTGCTGCTTCACAGTCTGGGAATCCACATCAGCTTATGCCTTTCCCTTATGTTCATGCTGCTGTTCCAACTGCAGTTCAGGTGAAACCAGCTGAGCAGAAACAACCTGCTGGTGAGTAG